In Cutaneotrichosporon cavernicola HIS019 DNA, chromosome: 1, one DNA window encodes the following:
- a CDS encoding uncharacterized protein (ER membrane protein SH3): MWRNAITTITTCFLLGTTFTHWIADHNVLWRSPLTPAALEQSIRYYALVGSGAPVLGWVYLGVGLASSLAALTKLVTGWRGQSGEVLFDGASLLLITSVAYNQATEVFPTLAAIPSPLPANLTEHEMFGPLATAVRDLANDNIITAVMLTGVMFLQAGRYAASRSGENDGPEMMPDTAPSSATSSLVPSPAMTPKPLNERHATPFRELTEAEAMELALLENNSKRTPRRSTRRK, translated from the exons ATGTGGCGAAACGccatcaccaccatcaCGACGTGCTTCCTGCTCG GCACAACCTTCACCCACTGGATTGCAGACCACAACGTTCTCTGGCGTTCTCCTTTGACTCCCGCAGCCCTCGAACAGTCTATCCGATACTATGCGCTAGTGGGGAGTGGCGCACCCGTCCTGGGATGGGTGtacctcggcgttggctTGGCGTCTTCCCTCGCTGCGCtcaccaagctcgtcaCAGGATGGCGTGGGCAGAGTGGGGAGGTCCTGTTTGACGGGGCTAGTTTGC TTCTCATCACTTCCGTAGCGTACAACCAGGCGACCGAGGTGTTCCCCA CCCTTGCCGCTATTCCGTCGCCATTGCCCGCCAACCTGACTGAGCACGAGATGTTCGGCCCCCTGGCCACGGCAGTCCGCGACCTTGCCAACGACAACATCATCACGGCCGTCATGCTCACTGGCGTCATGTTCTTACAG GCGGGTCGCTACGCTGCTAGCCGAAGTGGGGAAAATGACGGGCCCGAGATGATGCCCGACACGGCCCCCTCATCTGCAACCTCATCGTTGGTCCCATCGCCAGCCATGACGCCCAAACCGCTCAACGAGCGACATGCAACGCCGTTCCGCGAGTtgaccgaggccgaggcgatgGAATTGGCCTTGCTAGAGAACAACAGCAAGCGCACGCCCAGGCGTTCCACCCGGCGCAAATAG
- the CHS3 gene encoding uncharacterized protein (chitin synthase) yields MSRPPINTNVSFDRGGGPPRPPPKGGNSSKHYENAVPTLGYEESGYASGSYSQGGADVRRKKSMVRPERERIEPGHRLYHYQQHAADQSVRVHPSATGNQPYAPHRGGASGLRRGKSVLGREGDQETNESGLNLFKRGATIRRKASRAAPRPRQVAPSAPPPPPEKPRGCCSSIAPGPVDCWMIYCFVITCWIPPFILSGVFGKKTPEAQRAFREKMGIVAICAGLMAIVGFITFGFTQVVCGNHGLRVKGGQVNNGSVVNNGYVYDLADWKHPAVAGSEFNGTNSPIWMDEWQAGGKDMSFLFQRVNLKCRGLLTPGPAATSDMKGPGDTMAWYFPCRLVAQNMTEPVDKTGAESGTNCHLSVSARQELGKMPADGIVYYTWDQVAVQNRNLAVYKGSVLDFGLLDYLDPNLVKYPSFFNTLKGGNDTFQGRDVTSVFVRASWEPYGDCLTDIIRVGFVDSMTIGCVASQIVLYVSLVFILGAVMIKFFMALYFGWFMSWRIGNFEGESYKDRMKRAEEIENWTDDIYRAAPGYMRPNARDGSPRPGKKGHFLPKQSRFSKADTMMVSNSRPNTSYGSPFDTPRRQPSSFYGNKLTPPGSPMLHGSRSSTSLQFRAEGSRASLQEVCPFPLVNVIPQPAPDFEPFGYPLVHTICLVTAYSESIDGLRTTMDSLATTDYPNSHKFILVVCDGMVRGSGSKQYTPDIVLSMMKDLVVPENEVEAHSYVAIADGHKRHNMAKVYAGFYAYDNDTVEPSKQQRVPIVLVAKTGNPLERNDAKPGNRGKRDSQIVLMDFLQKVMFDERMTTFQYEFFNAIWRCTGVSPDKYETVLCVDADTKVYPDSVSRMNACMVNDTEIMGLCGETKIANKRETWVTMIQVFEYYISHHLTKAFESVFGGVTCLPGCFSMYRIKAPKGATGYWVPVLNNPDIVEHYSENIVDTLHKKNLLLLGEDRYLSTLLLKTFPKRKMVWCPQAVCKTIVPDTFKILLSQRRRWINSTIHNLFELMLVRDLCGTFCFSMQFVVFMDLVGTLVLPAAITFTLYVAALAIRSAIEPEKQQTPTVSLILLAFILGLPGLLIVITSRKMVYVGWMCMYLLSLPVWNFVLPAYSFWHMDDFSWGETRKVAGETKEEVGHGDKDGEFDSSDIVLKRWAEFERERRWREGTPSHDSEYGAALRSNSPGNSRINHRHSMVSTSETYQSGFNTAESQGMLRADAQGYLHGGQYVASPVAGEDRDMASLGLPRHGEPSIISSESGYSGGRPSRSPVDNRSASYGVGYSEEEQPMLSGGMSQDHRGGVSEEHDTYRPSRSQAAPQRGVSLVDPGVAPVSAADPVRRVARQHKRHSSGRGVTSPVSSSSHQSNLPPGAAPARY; encoded by the exons ATGTCGCGCCCACCAATCAATACAAATGTGTCGTTTGACAGGGGAGGCGGGCCTCCCCGTCCGCCTCCCAAGGGCGGCAACTCGTCAAAGCACTACGAGAATGCCGTGCCGACTTTGGGCTACGAGGAATCCGGCTACGCCTCGGGGTCCTACTCCCAAGGCGGTGCCGACGTACGGAGAAAGAAGTCTATGGTTCGCcccgagcgcgagcgcatcgagcCCGGCCATCGGTTGTATCACTACCAGCAGCACGCGGCTGACCAGAGCGTCCGCGTGCACCCGAGTG CAACTGGCAACCAGCCGTACGCTCCTCACAGAGGAGGTGCGTCGGgcctccgccgcggcaAATCTGtgctcggccgcgagggcgaccAGGAGACGAACGAGTCTGGCCTCAATCTGTTTAAGCGTGGTGCCACCATCCGCCGCAAGGCGTCACGCGCAGCCCCACGCCCCAGGCAGGTTGCGCCTTCggcgcctccgcctccgccagAGAAGCCTCGGGGCTGCTGCAGCAGCATCGCTCCTGGCCCCGTCGACTGCTGGATGATCTACTGCTTCGTCATCACCTGCTGGATCCCTCCCTTCATCCTCTCCGGCGTGTTCGGCAAAAAGACGCCAGAGGCCCAGCGCGCGTTCCGGGAGAAGATGGGCATTGTCGCTATCTGTGCTGGTCTTATGGCTATTGTCGGTTTCATCACCTTCGGCTTCACCCAGGTGGTTTGTGGGAACCATGGACTGCGTGTCAAGGGCGGCCAGGTCAACAACGGTTCGGTTGTGAATAACGGTTACGTCTACGACCTTGCGGACTGGAAGCACCCCGCTGTCGCCGGCAGCGAGTTCAACGGCACCAACAGCCCGATCTGGATGGACGAGTGGCAGGCCGGTGGCAAGGACATGAGTTTCCTGTTCCAGAGGGTGAACCTGAAGTGTCGTGGACTTCTCACCCCGGGTCCTGCTGCGACCTCGGACATGAAGGGCCCTGGTGACACCATGGCGTGGTACTTCCCctgccgcctcgtcgcccagaACATGACTGAGCCTGTCGACAAGACTGGCGCCGAGAGTGGTACAAACTGCCACCTCTCTGTCTCAGCCCGccaggagctcggcaagaTGCCAGCTGATGGTATCGTCTACTACACTTGGGACCAGGTCGCCGTCCAGAATCGCAACCTTGCGGTCTACAAGGG CTCCGTTCTTGACTTTGGTCTGCTTGACTATCTCGACCCCAATTTGGTCAAGTATCCTTCCTTCTTCAACACCCTCAAGGGTGGCAATGACACGTTCCAGGGGCGCGACGTCACCTCGGTGTTCGTCCGCGCGAGCTGGGAGCCGTACGGCGACTGTCTCACCGACATCATCCGTGTTGGCTTTGTCGACAGCATGACCATCGGCTGTGTGGCGTCGCAGATCGTCCTCTACGTGTCGCTCGTGTTCATCCTGGGCGCCGTGATGATCAAGTTCTTCATGGCGCTCTACTTTGGATGGTTCATGAGCTGGCGCATCGGCAACTTTGAGGGTGAGAGCTACAAGGACCGCATGAAGCgtgccgaggagatcgagaaCTGGACCGATGACATCTACCGTGCAGCGCCTGGTTACATGCGTCCCAACGCGCGCGACGGTTCGCCTCGTCCTGGCAAGAAGGGCCATTTCCTGCCGAAGCAATCACGTTTCAGCAAAGCGGATACGATGATGGTCAGCAACTCGCGCCCAAACACTAGCTACGGCAGCCCCTTCGACACcccccgccgccagccgTCCAGCTTCTACGGCAACAAGCTCACACCCCCTGGCTCGCCCATGCTGCACGGCTCGCGTTCTTCGACCTCGCTCCAGTTCCGCGCTGAAGGCTCGCGTGCTTCGCTTCAGGAGGTCTGCCCGTTCCCTCTCGTCAACGTTATCCCCCAGCCCGCGCCTGACTTTGAGCCGTTCGGCTACCCGCTCGTCCACACCATCTGCCTGGTGACGGCATACTCCGAGTCCATTGATGGTCTGCGCACGACTATGGACTCGCTCGCGACGACCGACTACCCCAACAGCCACAAGTTCATTCTGGTGGTCTGTGACGGTATGGTCCGAGGCTCTGGCTCCAAGCAGTACACTCCCGACATTGTGCTCAGCATGATGAAGGACCTCGTCGTACCCGAgaacgaggtcgaggcccaCTCGTACGTTGCGATCGCGGACGGCCACAAGCGTCACAACATGGCCAAGGTCTACGCCGGGTTCTATGCCTACGACAATGACACGGTCGAACCATCCAAGCAGCAGCGCGTGCCAATTGTACTCGTCGCCAAGACGGGTAACCCTCTCGAGCGCAACGACGCCAAGCCCGGTAACCGTGGCAAGCGCGACTCGCAGATTGTGCTCATGGACTTCCTCCAGAAGGTCATGTTTGACGAGCGCATGACGACGTTCCAGTACGAGTTCTTCAACGCCATTTGGCGCTGCACCGGTGTCTCGCCCGACAAGTACGAGACGGTGCTGTGCGTTGACGCCGACACCAAGGTCTACCCGGACTCGGTCTCGCGCATGAACGCGTGCATGGTCAACGACACTGAGATCATGGGACTCTGCGGCGAGACCAAGATTGCCAACAAGCGCGAGACGTGGGTGACCATGATCCAGGTCTTCGAGTACTACATCTCGCACCACCTGACCAAGGCTTTTGAGTCCGTGTTTGGTGGTGTCACCTGTCTTCCTGGCTGTTTCTCCATGTATCGCATCAAGGCGCCCAAGGGTGCGACCGGCTACTGGGTTCCAGTCCTCAACAACCCAGACATTGTCGAGCACTACTCGGAGAACATTGTCGACACGCTCCACAAGAAGaaccttcttcttctcggcgaggaccgTTACCTTTCGACGCTCTTGCTCAAGACGTTCCCCAAACGCAAGATGGTCTGGTGCCCACAGGCAGTGTGCAAGACGATCGTCCCCGACACGTTCAAGATTCTTCTCTCGcagcgtcgtcgctggATTAACTCGACCATTCACAACTTGTTCGAGCTCATGCTTGTCCGCGACCTCTGCGGCACTTTCTGCTTCTCCATGCAGTTTGTCGTCTTCATGGACCTTGTCGGCACACTGGTTCTTCCCGCTGCCATTACGTTCACCCTCTACGTCGCTGCGCTGGCCATCCGCTCCGCCATCGAGCCCGAGAAGCAGCAGACGCCCACCGTCTCACTTATTCTGCTCGCCTTCATCCTTGGTCTCCCTGGTCTCCTCATTGTCATCACATCCCGCAAGATGGTCTACGTCGGCTGGATGTGCATGTACTTGCTCTCGCTCCCGGTCTGGAACTTTGTCCTCCCCGCCTACTCGTTCTGGCACATGGACGACTTCTCTTGGGGTGAGACTCGTAAGGTCGCAGGcgagaccaaggaggaAGTGGGCCACGGTGACAAGGATGGCGAGTTTGATTCGTCGGACATTGTGTTGAAGCGCTGGGCCGAGTTCGAGCGTGAGCGCCGCTGGCGCGAGGGCACCCCCTCACACGACTCGGAGTACGGCGCGGCGTTGCGGTCCAACTCGCCAGGCAACAGCCGGATCAACCACCGCCACTCGATGGTGTCGACGTCCGAGACGTACCAGTCGGGCTTCAACACGGCCGAGTCGCAGGGCATGCTGCGTGCCGACGCGCAGGGCTACCTGCACGGTGGGCAGTACGTCGCGAGCCCAGTTGCGGGCGAGGACAGGGATATGGCTTCTCTCGGTCTGCCGAGACACGGTGAGCCCTCGATCATCTCGTCCGAGTCTGGGTACTCTGGTGGCCGACCCAGCCGCAGCCCCGTCGACAACCGCAGTGCGAGCTACGGCGTGGGCTACtctgaggaggagcagccgATGCTCTCTGGCGGCATGTCGCAGGACCACCGCGGCGGTGTTTCTGAGGAGCACGACACGTACCGGCCTTCCCGCAGCCAGGCCGCGCCTCAGCGCGGTGTgtcgctcgtcgacccagGCGTTGCACCAGTCTCGGCGGCTGACCCTGTTCGCCGAGTCGCCCGGCAGCACAAGCGCCACTCATCGGGCCGCGGTGTGACGAGCCccgtgtcctcgtcctcgcaCCAATCTAACCTTCCTCCCGGAGCT gcgCCAGCACGGTACTAG
- the LEU4 gene encoding uncharacterized protein (LeuA allosteric (dimerisation) domain): protein MPMLDDPSKRYAPFQPEPYPNRTWPDQKCKKPPIWLSTDLRDGNQSLANPMTNRQKMRFFRHLVQIGFKEIEVAYPAASETDFQLCRELVNGNDVPDDVWIQVLTPARTDLITRTFEAVAGLKNVIIHMYNATSCVFREVVFNNNREETIQLATEHTALVRKLSEQYAKSHGTNFRYEYSPETFSQTETWYAAEVCEAVKKTWLAGTGSVFADGRKEERIIFNLPATVEVATPNVFADQVEMFINSITQREKCIISLHTHNDRGCAVAAAELGVLAGADRVEGTVLGNGERTGNVDLVTLGLNLYSQGYHPGLDFSDMFSIIDTVTECTGLPVHPRHPYAGELVFTAFSGSHQDAIKKGLEAQSAREKEGNMIWDVPYLPIDPADVGCTYEAVIRVNSQSGKGGIAYIIKTALGLDVPRRMQISFYRVIQDKSEETGRELSVKDITSSFREAYRFGTGHEGRLVLKAFSMENQRASRSSSVRGSRDHSPTRGALDMTSSVSSLDQSIDDLPSVPRKISATIVVDGETRQITGDGNGPLSSFLDALNSDLGIALSVREYSEHAVGVGSDVKAATYIEVIPPTADPKDRTKGGFWGVGVDADITASGLKAVISAANAWLGKQKLSIDA, encoded by the exons ATGCCGATGCT TGACGACCCCTCCAAGCGCTATGCGCCGTTCCAGCCCGAACCGTACCCGAACCGCACCTGGCCCGACCAGAAATGCAAAAAGCCCCCCATCTGGCTCTCCACTGATCTGCGTGACGGAAACCAGTCGCTCGCGAATC CCATGACCAACAGACAGAAGATGAGGTTCTTCCGTCATCTCGTCCAGATTGGGTTCAAGGAGATTGAAGTGGCCTACCCCGCCGCGTCCGAGACCGACTTCCAGCTCTGTCGCGAGCTCGTGAACGGCAACGACGTGCCCGATGACGTGTGGATCCAG GTCCTGACTCCGGCACGTACCGACCTGATTACGCGCACGTTTGAGGCAGTGGCTGGTCTCAAGAACGTGATCATCCACATGTACAACGCAACATCTTGTGTGTTCCGTGAGGTCGTGTTCAACAACAACCGCGAGGAGACTATCCAGCTCGCCACTGAGCACACCGCGCTCGTGCGCAAGCTTTCCGAGCAGTACGCCAAGAGCCACGGCACAAACTTCCGTTACGAGTACTCGCCCGAAACCTTCTCCCAGACCGAGACTTGGTACGCCGCCGAGGTGTGCGAGGCTGTCAAGAAGACGTGGCTCGCTGGCACCGGGTCAGTGTTCGCCGACGGCCGTAAGGAGGAGCGTATCATCTTCAACCTCCCCGCTACTGTCGAAGTGGCGACGCCCAACGTGTTTGCCGACCAGGTTGAGATGTTCATCAACAGCATCACCCAGCGCGAAAAGTGCATCATCTCGCTCCACACCCACAACGACCGCGGCTGCGCAGTTGCTgcggccgagcttggcgtcctcgcTGGCGCTGACCGTGTCGAGGGCACCGTCCTCGGTAACGGTGAGCGTACCGGcaacgtcgacctcgtgaccctcggcctcaacctctACTCGCAGGGGTACCACCCGGGTCTCGACTTCTCCGACATGTTCTCCATTATTGACACTGTCACCGAGTGCACTGGCCTCCCAGTACACCCTAGGCATCCATATGCCGGCGAGCTCGTGTTCACGGCCTTTTCGGGTTCGCACCAGGACGCGATCAAGAAGGGTCTCGAGGCCCAGTCTGCtcgcgagaaggaggggaaTATGATCTGGGACGTGCCTTACCTTCCCATCGAccccgccgacgtcggATGCACATACGAGGCAGTCATCCGTGTCAACTCGCAGTCGGGCAAGGGCGGTATCGCTTACATCATCAAGacggcgctcggcctcgacgtgcCTCGCCGCATGCAGATCTCGTTCTACCGCGTCATCCAGGACAAGTCTGAAGAGACAGGGCGCGAGCTCTCGGTCAAGGACATCACCTCGTCGTTCCGTGAGGCCTACCGCTTTGGCACGGGCCACGAGGGCCGCCTAGTCCTCAAGGCGTTCAGCATGGAGAACCagcgcgcctcgcgctcgtcctctgtTCGCGGTTCGCGTGACCACTCCCCCACCCGTGGCGCTCTCGACatgacctcgagcgtctcgagcCTGGACCAGAGCATTGACGACCTCCCCTCGGTCCCCCGCAAGATTAGCGCGACAattgtcgtcgacggcgagacgcGCCAGATCACGGGTGACGGTAACGGTCCCCTCTCGTCGTtccttgacgcgctcaacTCGGACCTCGGCATCGCCCTCTCGGTCCGCGAGTACTCTGAACACGCCGTCGGTGTCGGCTCGGACGTCAAGGCAGCCACGTACATCGAGGTCATTCCCCCGACCGCCGACCCCAAGGACCGCACCAAGGGCGGGTTCTGGGGtgttggcgtcgacgccgacatcaCTGCTTCTGGTCTCAAGGCGGTTATTTCGGCGGCCAACGCGTGGCTCGGCAAGCAGAAGCTGAGCATCGACGCGTAA
- the YKE2 gene encoding uncharacterized protein (Prefoldin subunit): MADTKMAAVQAKLQVTSRDFQKLEAEMTSVIEARQRLDAQQSENEQVLKEFASLKAHNTVYKLIGPGLVQQDPTEAKANVEKRLEFIKNEIKRVEGQIKDQEAVAGKKKEEIMALQREFQALQGPSKA, from the exons ATGGCAGACACCAAGATGGCGGCTGTGCAGGCCAAGCTGCAGGTGACGTCGCGCGACTTCCagaagctcgaggctg AGATGACGAGTGTGATTGAGGCGCGGCAACGGCTCGACGCGCAGCAGTCTGAGAACGAGCAGGTGTTGAAG GAGTTCGCAAGCCTCAAGGCCCACAACACGGTGTACAAGCTTATCGGACCTGGTCTCGTGCAGCAGGACCCcaccgaggccaaggcaaACGTCGAGAAGCGTCTCGAGTTCATCAAGAACGAGAtcaagcgcgtcgagggGCAGATCAAGGACCAGGAGGCGGTCGcggggaagaagaaggaggag atcATGGCTCTCCAGCGCGAGTTCCAGGCGCTGCAGGGCCCCAGCAAGGCATAA
- the cyn1 gene encoding uncharacterized protein (Catalyzes the reaction of cyanate with bicarbonate to produce ammonia and carbon dioxide) yields MSYPAHCDTLLAAKTASGKSFDALAKEVGKPEVWLAALFFGNAVTDDATAAKIAKAIGCDDEAAVQAMAGRGPGNVGVAGGITRGRGWEWPPRDPTLYRFAEAVMVYGEAWKALIHEKFGDGIMSAITFRSELKRVPDPNGDRVLITLDGKFLKYSDTDDW; encoded by the exons ATGTCCTACCCAGCACACTGCGACACGCTCCTGGCAGCCAAGACGGCAAGCGGCAAGTCTTTCGATGCTCTCGCCAAGGAAGTCGGCAAGCCTGAAGTCTGGCTTGCAGCTTTGTTCTTCGGGAACGCAGTGACTGACGACGCGACGGCCGCCAAGATCGCCAAGGCTATCGGGTgcgatgacgaggcggcAGTGCAGGCCATGGCCGGTCGTGGACCGGGCAACGTCGGCGTTGCGGGGGGAATTACGCGCGGGCGTGGATGGGagtggccgccgcgcgatCCTACCCTCTACCGCTTCGCTGAGGCTGTTATGGTCTATGGCGAGGCTTGGAAGGCTCTTATTCACGAGAAGT tCGGCGACGGTATTATGAGCGCTATCACTTTCCGCTCAGAGCTTAAGCGCGTCCCGGACCCGAATGGGGACCGCGTGCTCATCACCCTCGATGGCAAG TTCCTCAAGTACTCGGACACGGACGACTGGTAG
- the KAP120 gene encoding uncharacterized protein (arm repeat-containing protein), whose protein sequence is MTMAAQHPELRALLHSLVNPSSNEAYVRDQQQLTDLFKQPEFFVVLQGFAADHSLSQQERHLASVITGRELKTKWRSKLVPDSRKGEVRSCLLSFLEEPDFAIARPQLGLLVSIARIELPRTFTELPDRLLQPLAQCVAALEATGENPLDPATATVLLNTMWTINALVKEWRSVKIQTGALVVQSLEQVFVGPLGKVLEIWSARERAGSSDWVVHEAGRYAFKTLARFCQWHWGKAKNLQSAKGLEHIRLLLRHSVEFAPIIQDHRLRLCAHVPTPTPPEFNKLMKSLAKHLRAIGKWWRWMIGTDAKSWCQLEGATAGVGWWWSAVGGVMAGSDGAVSNDDSDTNPYPKRFLLLGMLLFKDILPILAHDHQDIFTPDFVLTALHLLVDKLLPLTSTDLEALEDEPEEWLVAENNDGEAWAFEFRPCAERVLIALNNACRHLPPDRKPIDAEMIKILGEAEALPPSDLPNILRKEAVYCAMGRLSRSLATYSQGHTGQGIDFNAFLHGIGSWLGQGQPLHRILKRRVAWLIGQWVGSDEECAKLPLVWEILLHLLTERGEATDMAVNLTAAISVKECVDLWELEVAYFVPYIEKSVQGLIKLLGEAATLDGKRYVNDSLGVIIERVEDKILPYLPTIAQAIPGLWQSATGLEGEWLFKASLVVLTTKIVAAAKESSGNLMELVIPLIQESLQPPAKDFFEEDGIILWQTALWNAASPYQPTPQTGLISLVPGLIAAVGENMDLLLRLLPLLDSYILLDAAGLVEQFGLGICQSLLKAIDTSGRMQSNVVGCLATLQTLVHAGPLQALAPALLDSGLYNRILTALEDDKASGTILAGYLGILSRIAIRDQALFFQLAQEQARRNGRDPHKQLEEIFDAMWRNFDYVGESRARKAVAMGCGALLTTGHTEALDRLDGEFMNMFLDVLGELQPAEGNGPETTVNHWSADNSVIWGDIQHTPEGVRRKALEDADPAYAVPLRGFVVDVLTRAQNVGLGPYWDKADAGTKNSLQKFLQ, encoded by the exons ATGACCATGGCCGCCCAGCATCCAGAgctgcgcgcgctcctccacTCGCTCGTAAACCCGAGCAGCAATGAGGCCTATGTTCGAGaccagcagcagctcaCCGATCTGTTCAAGCAACCCGAGTTCTTCGTCGTTCTCCAGGGCTTTGCAGCCGACCACTCTCTCTCGCAGCAGGAGCGCCATCTCGCGAGTGTGATCACCGgccgcgagctcaagaCGAAATGGCGCTCAAAGCTGGTTCCTGACAGTcgcaagggcgaggtccGCTCATGTCTCCTCTCATTCCTCGAGGAGCCTGACTTTGCG ATCGCGCGCCCGCAGCTCGGGTTGCTCGTCAGCATCGCACGCATAGAGCTCCCTCGCACCTTTACCGAACTTCCCgatcgcctcctccagcctCTTGCGCAATGTGTCGCAGCACTGGAGGCAACTGGTGAGAACCCCCTCGATCCTGCCACCGCCACTGTGCTCCTTAACACGATGTGGACGAtcaacgccctcgtcaaggagTGGCGTAGCGTCAAGATCCAGACaggcgcgctcgtcgttcAGTCTCTCGAGCAGGTATTTGTCGGACCCCTCGGCAAGGTGCTCGAGATTTGGAgcgcgcgagagcgcgcAGGCTCCTCAGACTGGGTCGTCCACGAGGCGGGTCGGTACGCATTCAA GACGCTCGCTCGTTTTTGCCAGTGGCATTGGGGCAAGGCCAAAAACCTGCAGTCCGCCAAGGGCCTCGAGCAC atcCGTCTCCTGCTCCGGCACTCGGTCGAGTTCGCGCCGATTATCCAGGACCACCGCCTGCGCCTCTGTGCACACGTACCCACGCCTACTCCACCTGAGTTCAACAAGCTCATGAAGTCGCTGGCGAAGCACCTCCGCGCCATTGGCAAGTGGTGGCGCTGGATGATCGGCACAGACGCCAAGAGCTGGTgccagctcgagggcgcTACCGCCGGAGTtggatggtggtggagcGCTGTCGGTGGCGTCATGGCCGGCAGTGATGGCGCGGTCTCCAATGACG ACTCCGACACGAACCCCTACCCCAagcgcttcctcctcctcggcatgcTCCTCTTCAAGGACATTCTTcccatcctcgcccacgACCACCAGGACA TCTTCACCCCCGACTTCGTCCTCACAGCGCTCCACCTGTTGGTCGACAAGCTACTGCCACTCACATCGACCGAtctcgaggcgcttgaggacgagccTGAAGAGTGGCTCGTCGCGGAGAATAACGACGGGGAGGCATGGGCGTTCGAGTTCCGA CCATGCGCTGAGCGCGTCCTGATCGCACTCAACAACGCTTGTCGCCACCTCCCGCCAGATCGCAAGCCTATCGACGCTGAGATGATCAAGATTCTCGGCGAGGCTGAAG ctcttcctccctccgATCTACCAAACATCCtgcgcaaggaggccgTGTATTGCGCCATGGGTCGCTTAAGCCGCTCCCTCGCGACGTACAGCCAGGGTCATACCGGCCAAGGTATCGACTTCAACGCCTTCCTCCATGGCATAGGCTCGTGGCTCGGTCAGGGACAGCCTCT CCACCGCATCCTCAAGCGTCGAGTCGCTTGGCTCATTGGCCAGTGGGTGGGCTCGGATGAGGAGTGTGCCAAGCTCCCTCTCGTCTGGGAGAtccttctccacctcctcacaGAACGTGGCGAGGCGACCGACATGGCCGTCAACCTCACCGCGGCGATTTCTGTGAAGGAGTGTGTTGAC ctgtgggagctcgaggtcgcgtACTTCGTCCCGTACATTGAGAAGTCGGTGCAGGGGCTAATCAAGCTCCTCGGTGAGGCCGCGACGTTAGACGGCAAGCGCTACGTGAATGACTCGCTGGGCGTCATcattgagcgcgtcgaggacaagatcCTGCCGTACCTTCCCACCATCGCTCAGGCCATCCCCGGCCTCTGGCAGAGCGCGACCGGCTTAGAGGGAGAGTGGCTGTTCAAGGCGTCTCTTGTCGTCCTGACAACCAAGATCGTTGCGGCTGCCAAGGAGTCGTCCGGCAACCTGATGGAGCTCGTCATCCCACTGATCCAGGAGAGTCTGCAGCCGCCTGCCAAGGACTTcttcgaggaggacggcatCATCCTGTGGCAGACTGCGCTCTGGAATGCCGCGTCACCATACCAGCCTACGCCGCAGACTGGCTTGATTTCCCTTGTCCCGGGTCTTATTGCGGCCGTTGGCGAGAACATGGACCTACTCCTCCGGCTTCTCCCGCTGCTCGACTCGTACATCCTCCTGGACGCGGCTGGGCTCGTTGAGCAGTTTGGCCTGGGCATCTGCCAGTCCCTGCTGAAGGCGATCGACACATCAGGCCGCATGCAGAGCAACGTGGTCGGCTGCCTTGCCACCCTCCAGACGCTCGTGCACGCAGGTCCGCTGCAGGCGCTCGCTcctgccctcctcgactcAGGGCTCTACAACAGGATCCTGACGGCTCTCGAAGATGACAAGGCATCCGgcaccatcctcgccggcTACCTTGGCATCCTATCACGCATCGCGATCCGGGACCAAGCCCTCTTCTTCCAGCTTGCGCAGGAGCAGGCGCGCCGCAACGGCCGCGACCCCCacaagcagctcgaggagatctTCGACGCCATGTGGCGCAACTTTGACTATGTCGGAGAGAGCCGCGCACGCAAGGCTGTGGCGATGGGCTGCGGTGCCCTCCTCACGACGGGCCACACCGAGGctctcgaccgcctcgacggcgagttCA TGAACATgttcctcgacgtgcttggcgagctgcaGCCGGCCGAAGGCAACGGGCCAGA aacTACCGTCAACCACTGGAGTGCGGACAACTCGGTCATCTGGGGCGACATCCAGCACACGCCCGAGGGGGTGCGCcgcaaggcgctcgaggacgccgatCCGGCCTACGCTGTGCCGCTGCGCGGCTTCGTGGTGGACGTACTTACGCGCGCCCAGAATGTCGGCCTGGGGCCGTACTGGGATAAGGCGGATGCAGGGACCAAGAACAGCCTGCAAAAGTTCCTCCAGTAG